The proteins below come from a single Acidovorax sp. NCPPB 4044 genomic window:
- a CDS encoding proteasome-type protease: MTYCVAIKLNAGLVFLSDSRTNAGLDQISSFRKMMIYERPGDRFMVLLSAGNLSISQSVREILQSEQLVDRDRDGSEPITIWNAKSMFDAARVLGSAVRHVYERDGAALKRSGVDFNVSLVFGGQIKGEGMRLFQVYSAGNFIEATTETPYFQVGESKYGKPVLDRVLTPDTPLDEAAKCALVSMDSTLKSNLSVGLPLDLVVYEAGRLSTDKIVCIDEQNPYFRMLHSTWGERLRQVFDSIEDPAWNGGATDVPIKVEPSRSRPLKKINTPDEKLI, from the coding sequence ATGACGTACTGCGTCGCCATCAAGCTCAACGCCGGACTGGTCTTCCTGTCCGATTCCCGCACCAATGCCGGCCTGGACCAGATCAGTTCGTTCCGGAAGATGATGATCTACGAGCGGCCCGGCGACCGGTTCATGGTCCTGCTGTCGGCTGGCAACCTCAGCATCTCCCAGTCGGTGCGCGAGATCCTGCAATCCGAGCAGCTCGTGGACCGCGACCGCGACGGCAGCGAGCCGATCACCATCTGGAACGCCAAGAGCATGTTCGATGCCGCGCGTGTGCTCGGCTCGGCCGTGCGCCACGTGTACGAGCGCGACGGCGCCGCGCTCAAGCGCTCGGGTGTGGATTTCAACGTGTCGCTGGTCTTCGGCGGGCAGATCAAGGGCGAGGGCATGCGCCTCTTCCAGGTCTACTCGGCCGGCAATTTCATCGAAGCCACCACCGAGACGCCGTACTTCCAGGTGGGCGAATCGAAATACGGCAAGCCCGTGCTGGACCGTGTGCTCACGCCCGACACACCGCTGGACGAAGCCGCCAAGTGCGCGCTGGTGTCGATGGACAGCACGCTCAAGTCCAACCTCTCGGTGGGCCTGCCGCTCGACCTCGTCGTGTACGAGGCCGGCCGGCTCTCCACCGACAAGATCGTCTGCATCGACGAGCAGAACCCCTATTTCCGCATGCTGCACAGCACTTGGGGGGAGCGGCTGCGCCAGGTGTTCGACAGCATCGAGGACCCGGCCTGGAACGGCGGAGCGACCGATGTGCCGATCAAGGTCGAGCCGTCCCGCAGCCGGCCGCTCAAGAAGATCAACACGCCCGACGAAAAGCTCATCTGA
- a CDS encoding alpha/beta fold hydrolase, with the protein MTPLVFSHANSFPADTYRVLFGHLRGRGFGVSAVDRFGHDPRYPVTSNWPALVQQLADFAREQAERAGGPVFLVGHSLGGFLSVMTAARHPDIARGVVMVDSPLIGGWRAGALGMAKHTQVVGAVSPGKISRARRNRWESADEALEHFRRKKAFARWDDAVLRDYVAHGLRSHADGGVALHFEREVETAIYNTLPHNLGRLLAVHPLRCPAAFIGGLASDELRQVGLDLTRRVTQGRITMLDGSHLFPMEQPRATAAAIEAAVLNLDGVAAR; encoded by the coding sequence ATGACGCCACTGGTCTTCTCCCACGCGAACAGCTTTCCGGCGGACACCTACCGCGTGCTCTTCGGGCACCTGCGCGGGCGCGGATTCGGCGTGAGCGCGGTGGACCGCTTCGGCCACGACCCGCGCTACCCCGTCACGAGCAACTGGCCTGCACTGGTTCAGCAACTGGCCGATTTCGCGCGGGAGCAGGCCGAGCGCGCGGGCGGACCGGTGTTCCTGGTGGGGCACTCGCTGGGCGGCTTCCTGAGCGTGATGACCGCGGCGCGGCACCCGGATATCGCGCGCGGGGTGGTGATGGTGGATTCCCCGCTCATCGGTGGCTGGCGTGCGGGTGCGCTCGGCATGGCCAAGCACACGCAGGTGGTCGGGGCGGTGTCGCCCGGCAAGATCAGCCGGGCCCGCCGCAACCGCTGGGAAAGCGCCGACGAAGCGCTGGAGCACTTCCGGCGCAAGAAGGCGTTCGCGCGCTGGGACGATGCCGTGTTGCGCGACTACGTGGCCCACGGGTTGCGCTCGCACGCGGACGGCGGCGTGGCACTGCATTTTGAGCGCGAGGTCGAGACCGCCATCTACAACACGCTGCCCCACAACCTGGGCCGGCTGCTGGCCGTGCACCCGCTGCGCTGCCCGGCCGCCTTCATCGGTGGGCTGGCATCGGACGAACTGCGCCAGGTGGGCCTGGACCTGACGCGGCGCGTGACGCAGGGGCGCATCACCATGCTGGACGGCAGCCACCTCTTCCCGATGGAACAGCCGCGCGCCACCGCCGCGGCCATCGAGGCCGCCGTGTTGAACCTGGACGGCGTGGCGGCGCGCTGA
- a CDS encoding FAD-binding oxidoreductase encodes MAHRKSPARRAKDQRIAHLHALSAANTEVGFPWDAIIQLERALVGHIVLPLSPSYNDARQESNHAFQAYPALIAYCECENDVLVCLQFAQTYEAWVAVRCGGHSTAGYSVNNRGMVVDLKGLSGVTLDTQAQRVHVLPGTDFDHFNGAMGATGWHVPTGACGNVCVGGFVQGGGYGYTSRQFGIQSDMVESMRVALADGKTIVTASATENPLLYWALRGGTGGNFGVLLQVTYRMVQLPQVWAWSISWDAANAADVLVMLQKDFMRTGAPDALGYMMNLGYQNGEPVFMIQGMYCGTRDQGMAAVKSLLEVPSAQLLVDCTGTYPEMNAWLEDHPYDLPQNLTANVCETKSSGYINQTLTKAQWQAVIDYFATSPNTWSLAYLEPYGGAIQRYPVEDSAFIHRNADADLVVDVFWTTAEERRQTETWLAGFMDLMRPFLSGEVYQNYPDGSLADFAQAYWGPAYPKLQQAKLQYDPGNFFHFAQSVALPG; translated from the coding sequence ATGGCCCATCGCAAGAGCCCCGCCCGCCGCGCCAAAGACCAGCGCATCGCCCACCTCCACGCGCTCTCCGCAGCCAACACGGAGGTCGGTTTTCCATGGGACGCCATCATCCAGCTCGAACGGGCCCTGGTCGGCCACATCGTTCTCCCGCTCAGCCCCTCGTACAACGATGCACGCCAGGAGTCGAACCACGCCTTCCAGGCCTATCCCGCGCTCATCGCCTACTGCGAATGCGAGAACGATGTGCTCGTCTGCCTGCAGTTCGCGCAGACCTATGAGGCCTGGGTGGCGGTGCGCTGCGGCGGCCACAGCACGGCCGGCTACTCGGTCAACAACCGCGGCATGGTCGTGGACCTGAAGGGCCTGTCCGGCGTCACGCTGGATACGCAGGCGCAGCGCGTGCATGTGCTGCCGGGTACGGACTTCGACCATTTCAACGGCGCGATGGGCGCCACCGGCTGGCATGTGCCCACGGGCGCCTGCGGCAACGTATGCGTGGGCGGTTTCGTGCAGGGCGGCGGCTACGGCTACACCTCGCGCCAGTTCGGCATCCAGAGCGACATGGTGGAATCGATGCGCGTGGCGCTCGCCGACGGCAAAACCATCGTGACCGCCAGCGCCACCGAGAACCCGCTGCTGTACTGGGCCCTGCGCGGCGGCACGGGCGGCAACTTCGGCGTGCTGCTGCAGGTGACCTACCGCATGGTGCAACTGCCGCAGGTGTGGGCCTGGTCCATCAGCTGGGATGCCGCGAACGCGGCCGATGTGCTGGTGATGCTGCAGAAGGACTTCATGCGCACCGGCGCGCCCGACGCCCTGGGCTACATGATGAACCTGGGCTACCAGAACGGGGAGCCCGTCTTCATGATCCAGGGCATGTACTGCGGCACGCGCGACCAGGGCATGGCGGCCGTGAAATCCCTGCTGGAAGTGCCCAGCGCGCAACTGCTGGTGGACTGCACGGGCACCTACCCGGAGATGAACGCCTGGCTGGAAGACCACCCCTACGACCTGCCGCAGAACCTGACCGCGAACGTCTGCGAAACCAAGTCGAGCGGCTACATCAACCAGACGCTGACCAAGGCGCAATGGCAGGCCGTGATCGACTACTTCGCCACGTCGCCCAACACCTGGTCGCTCGCCTACCTGGAGCCCTACGGCGGCGCGATCCAGCGCTACCCCGTGGAAGACAGCGCCTTCATCCACCGCAACGCGGATGCCGATCTGGTCGTGGATGTGTTCTGGACCACGGCCGAGGAACGGCGCCAGACGGAAACCTGGCTTGCAGGCTTCATGGACCTGATGCGCCCCTTCCTGAGCGGCGAGGTCTACCAGAACTACCCCGACGGCTCCCTGGCCGATTTCGCCCAGGCCTACTGGGGCCCGGCCTATCCGAAGCTCCAGCAGGCCAAGCTGCAGTACGACCCGGGCAACTTCTTCCACTTCGCGCAGAGCGTGGCACTGCCTGGATAA
- a CDS encoding diguanylate cyclase domain-containing protein yields the protein MTPNELPLDGGAWPAGGLAPGPADPEMLDLLTRNVGATVAVVNRAQRIVYVNDEYARWFRAPPSALVGRSLVDLYGEFNYTQFTPFVQRVLRGERVSYQRLVLNPEGYESWRTICLSPWRGPRGDILGFVTAALDVDELQVAMEALRVANQRLSSHMDNSPLAVLEMDDQLRVLRCSRRAIELMGWQDLVQIESRSLLELPVTSAMDHHLADALADLRSGRATRNRTESCLRRVDGSEVHCEWFNSALTDDAGRVTSIMSLVQDISAKIEISRQQHYLANHDSLTGLQNRSAFQNRFERSLAEVRAQGGAVALLFIDLDGFKKINDGHGHKVGDEVLRYVARRLAHAVRGHDTVARLGGDEFLVMLDTDVQAALPEHIGARIIDALSEPMEVAGHAVRVGASIGVAMHPPLEGDIELLMARADQAMYAAKRAGPGCVRYAGSG from the coding sequence ATGACGCCGAACGAATTGCCGTTGGATGGCGGCGCATGGCCCGCCGGGGGTCTCGCGCCCGGACCGGCCGACCCGGAGATGCTGGATCTGCTGACGCGCAACGTGGGCGCGACCGTGGCCGTGGTGAACCGCGCGCAACGCATTGTCTACGTGAACGACGAATACGCGCGCTGGTTCCGGGCGCCGCCCTCGGCGCTCGTCGGCAGGTCGCTGGTGGACCTCTACGGCGAATTCAACTACACCCAGTTCACTCCTTTCGTGCAGCGCGTGCTGCGCGGCGAACGCGTGAGCTACCAGCGCCTGGTGCTCAACCCGGAAGGCTACGAGTCCTGGCGCACCATCTGCCTGTCGCCCTGGCGCGGACCGCGCGGCGACATCCTCGGTTTCGTGACGGCCGCGCTCGATGTGGATGAGCTGCAGGTGGCCATGGAGGCGCTCCGTGTCGCCAACCAGCGGCTGTCGTCCCACATGGACAACAGCCCGCTGGCCGTGCTGGAGATGGACGACCAGCTGCGCGTGCTGCGCTGCTCCCGCCGCGCGATCGAACTCATGGGCTGGCAGGACCTGGTGCAGATCGAATCGCGCAGCCTGCTCGAATTGCCCGTGACCTCGGCCATGGACCACCACCTGGCCGATGCGCTGGCCGACCTGCGGTCGGGCCGGGCCACGCGCAACCGTACCGAGTCGTGCCTGCGGCGGGTCGATGGCTCGGAGGTGCACTGCGAGTGGTTCAACTCGGCGCTCACCGACGATGCGGGGCGCGTGACGTCGATCATGTCGCTCGTCCAGGACATCTCGGCCAAGATCGAGATATCCCGCCAGCAGCACTACCTGGCCAACCACGACTCGCTCACCGGGTTGCAGAACCGCTCGGCTTTCCAGAACCGCTTCGAGCGCTCCCTGGCGGAAGTCCGTGCGCAGGGCGGGGCGGTGGCGCTGCTCTTCATCGACCTCGACGGTTTCAAGAAGATCAACGACGGCCACGGCCACAAGGTCGGCGACGAGGTGCTGCGCTACGTGGCCCGGCGCCTCGCCCATGCCGTGCGCGGGCACGACACCGTGGCGCGGCTCGGTGGCGACGAATTCCTGGTCATGCTCGACACCGACGTGCAGGCGGCCCTGCCCGAGCACATCGGCGCACGCATCATCGACGCGCTCTCCGAACCGATGGAAGTCGCAGGCCATGCGGTGCGCGTGGGTGCGAGCATCGGCGTGGCCATGCACCCCCCGCTGGAAGGCGACATCGAACTGCTCATGGCCCGCGCCGACCAGGCGATGTACGCCGCCAAGCGGGCCGGCCCGGGGTGCGTGCGCTACGCCGGCTCGGGCTGA
- a CDS encoding undecaprenyl-diphosphate phosphatase: protein MDFILLAKAAIMGVVEGLTEFLPISSTGHLILAGALLGFDDEKAKVFDIAIQTGAIFAVILVYWQKIRETLIALPTQRQAQRFTLNVLIGFLPAVVLALLFGKAIKAHLFTPVVVATTFILGGFVILWAERRAPRAVRVVSVDDMTPLDALKVGLVQCLAMVPGTSRSGATIIGGMLLGLSRKAATDFSFFLAIPTLIGAGVYSLYKERHLLSMADLPLFAVGLVFSFISAWLCVRWLLRYISTHSFVPFAYYRIAFGVVVLITAWTGWVNWSG, encoded by the coding sequence GTGGATTTCATCTTGCTGGCCAAGGCCGCCATCATGGGCGTGGTCGAGGGCCTGACCGAGTTCCTTCCCATCTCCTCCACCGGCCACCTGATCCTGGCCGGCGCGCTGCTCGGCTTCGACGACGAGAAAGCCAAGGTGTTCGACATCGCCATCCAGACGGGTGCGATCTTCGCGGTGATCCTCGTCTATTGGCAGAAGATCCGGGAGACGCTGATCGCGCTGCCCACCCAGCGGCAGGCACAGCGCTTCACGCTCAACGTCCTCATCGGCTTTCTGCCCGCGGTGGTGCTGGCCCTTCTCTTCGGCAAGGCGATCAAGGCGCACCTGTTCACGCCGGTGGTCGTAGCCACCACCTTCATCCTGGGGGGCTTCGTGATCCTCTGGGCCGAGCGCCGCGCGCCGCGCGCGGTGCGCGTGGTGTCGGTGGACGACATGACGCCGCTGGATGCGCTCAAGGTGGGCCTGGTGCAGTGCCTGGCCATGGTGCCCGGCACCAGCCGCAGCGGCGCCACCATCATCGGCGGCATGCTGCTGGGACTGTCGCGCAAGGCCGCCACGGATTTCTCCTTCTTCCTTGCGATCCCGACGTTGATCGGGGCGGGCGTGTACAGCCTGTACAAGGAACGCCACCTGCTCTCGATGGCCGACCTGCCGCTCTTCGCCGTGGGCCTGGTGTTCTCGTTCATCAGCGCCTGGCTCTGCGTGCGCTGGTTGCTGCGCTATATCAGCACGCACAGCTTCGTGCCGTTCGCCTACTACCGCATCGCGTTCGGTGTCGTGGTGCTCATCACCGCCTGGACGGGCTGGGTGAACTGGTCGGGCTGA
- a CDS encoding efflux transporter outer membrane subunit, translating to MAALLPLALTACSVAPVYQPPVLATPVPAAFKEAGALWQPAAPADAVPRGDWWTLFGDDDLNRLAAQVQVSNQNIAAAVAAYAQAQALVREQRAGFLPGVNLSASGTRAGGEGSARRGTTTQAALGASWEPDLWGRLGSAVDSAQANAQASEADLASARLSAVGSLVAAYFQLREADAEASLLGSTVQAYERSLRIAQNRYDAGVAAQSDVLQARTQLANARADLATVQRSRAGYEHAIAVLAGQPPAAFALPQGPWVARVPDVPLALPSTLLERRPDIAAAERAVAAANAQIGVQRSAYFPSLGLSASLGRSGTSLGDLFSASGALWSLGLSAAQTVFDGGAIAARVEQARAAREARVANYRQTVLGAFQAVEDQLTALRTLQAQEPLRQEAVSAAQRTEEQLLNRYRAGQVGYTEVVTAQVAALSAQRSLLQLQVNRQLAVASLVQALGGGWQASWMDGAGGAPAATAAPR from the coding sequence ATGGCGGCGCTGCTGCCGCTGGCGCTTACCGCATGTTCAGTGGCGCCCGTGTACCAGCCGCCCGTGCTCGCCACGCCGGTGCCTGCCGCATTCAAGGAGGCCGGCGCGCTCTGGCAGCCGGCCGCGCCGGCCGATGCCGTGCCCCGCGGCGACTGGTGGACGCTGTTCGGCGACGACGACTTGAACCGCCTCGCCGCGCAGGTGCAGGTGTCCAACCAGAACATCGCCGCCGCCGTGGCGGCCTATGCCCAGGCACAGGCGCTGGTGCGCGAGCAGCGCGCCGGCTTCCTGCCCGGCGTGAACCTCTCGGCCAGCGGCACGCGTGCGGGCGGCGAGGGCTCCGCGCGCCGCGGCACCACCACGCAGGCCGCCCTCGGCGCAAGCTGGGAGCCCGACCTGTGGGGCCGGCTCGGCAGCGCCGTGGACAGTGCCCAGGCCAATGCGCAGGCCAGCGAGGCCGATCTGGCTTCCGCGCGGCTGTCGGCCGTGGGGTCCCTGGTGGCCGCGTACTTCCAGCTGCGCGAGGCCGATGCCGAGGCCAGCCTGCTGGGCTCGACCGTGCAGGCGTACGAGCGCAGCCTGCGCATCGCCCAGAACCGCTACGACGCGGGCGTGGCCGCGCAATCCGACGTGCTGCAGGCGCGCACCCAGCTGGCCAACGCCCGCGCCGACCTCGCCACCGTGCAGCGCAGCCGTGCCGGCTACGAGCACGCCATCGCCGTGCTGGCCGGGCAGCCGCCCGCCGCATTCGCGCTGCCGCAGGGCCCGTGGGTGGCGCGCGTGCCCGACGTGCCGCTGGCGCTGCCCTCCACGCTGCTGGAGCGCCGGCCCGACATCGCCGCGGCCGAGCGGGCAGTGGCCGCCGCCAACGCGCAGATCGGGGTGCAGCGCTCCGCGTATTTCCCGAGCCTGGGCCTGTCGGCATCGCTCGGCCGTTCCGGCACCAGCCTGGGCGATCTCTTCAGTGCCTCGGGCGCGCTCTGGTCGCTGGGGCTGTCGGCGGCGCAGACGGTGTTCGACGGCGGGGCCATCGCCGCGCGCGTGGAGCAGGCCCGTGCCGCCCGCGAGGCACGCGTGGCCAACTACCGCCAGACGGTGCTGGGCGCCTTCCAGGCCGTGGAAGACCAGCTCACCGCGCTGCGCACGCTGCAGGCGCAGGAGCCGCTGCGGCAGGAGGCCGTCTCGGCCGCGCAGCGCACCGAGGAGCAACTGCTCAACCGCTACCGCGCCGGGCAGGTGGGCTACACCGAGGTGGTCACCGCACAGGTGGCTGCGCTCTCCGCGCAGCGGTCGCTGCTGCAGCTGCAGGTGAACCGGCAACTGGCCGTGGCGTCGCTGGTGCAGGCGCTGGGCGGCGGCTGGCAGGCCTCCTGGATGGACGGCGCGGGCGGTGCGCCGGCTGCCACTGCCGCGCCCCGATAA
- a CDS encoding efflux RND transporter permease subunit — MNLSRPFVERPVATVLLTIGVALAGIGAFFMLPVAPLPQVDYPAISVSASLPGASPETMATSVATPLERRLGVIAGLNEITSSSSNGSARINLQFDLNRKIDSAAREVQAAINAARADLPATLRSNPTYRKMNPADAPVIILALTSKSRTPGEIYDAVSNVVSQRISQVDGVGDVEIGGGSLPAVRVELLPFALNRYGIGTEDVRAAIQASNANRPKGAIESDGRRMQIYTPSPSRRAADYADLVIAWRNGAPVRLGDVAKVIDGVENTRTLGLFNAEPAIIVLITRQPGANIIETVDGVRALLPALQAQLPPDIRIAVASDSTNSIRASLREIEFTLMASIALVVLVVGLFLRKARATVIPAVATVVSLLGTFGIMYLLGFSLNNLSLMALTVATGFVVDDAIVVLENTSRHIEDGMDRMAAALQGAREVGFTVLSISLSLVAVFIPLLFMDGQVGRLFREFAITLSVAVMISLVISLTTTPMMCAWLLRSEREEARLRGGPPGAPGRFARWAERGQAAVLRGYGHALDWALASKLLVMLVLVAVIGLNVYLFSHIPKGFFPQQDNGQLAGGLRADQSISSEALSAKLRQALEIIRKDPAVDTVVGFSGGGRAGGGFMFVNLKPVSERSEPSMAVVARLRPQLARITGLQVFLSPVQDLRMGGRSSNSTYQYTLKSDNMADMRLWARRLADRLKQEELLTDVDTDQADNGSETYVQVDRDSAARLGVSASAVDAALYNAFGQRSVATIYGELNQYSVIMEWAPEYTRGPPALSDIFVAANPTNAAGTSANPGQRGASTGQVLANTAESMVPLSAIAKVVERAAPTSINHQDAELATTISFNLDGNTSLSQARQIIEQAEADIAMPTNVRGSFQGTARSFQQTQGQQLFLILAAIVVIYIVLGVLYESLIHPVTVLTTLPSAGVGAVLALLLFNMQFTIIALIGVFLLIGIVKKNAILIIDFALEAERARGLSATEAVREACMLRLRPILMTTLAAALGALPLAIGFGQGSELRQPLGVAIIGGLIASQLLTLLTTPVVYVLLDRLRRPSDNERQLSRAAGTAALPASAQRP; from the coding sequence GTGAACCTCTCGCGCCCCTTCGTCGAGCGGCCCGTGGCCACGGTGCTGCTGACCATCGGCGTGGCGCTGGCGGGCATCGGCGCGTTCTTCATGCTGCCGGTGGCGCCGCTGCCGCAGGTGGACTACCCGGCCATCTCCGTCTCGGCCAGCCTGCCCGGCGCCAGCCCCGAAACCATGGCCACCAGCGTGGCCACGCCGCTGGAGCGGCGCCTGGGCGTGATCGCGGGCCTGAACGAGATCACGTCCAGCAGCTCCAACGGCTCCGCCCGCATCAACCTGCAGTTCGACCTGAACCGCAAGATCGACAGCGCGGCCCGCGAGGTGCAGGCGGCCATCAACGCGGCACGCGCCGACCTGCCGGCCACGCTGCGCAGCAACCCCACCTACCGCAAGATGAACCCGGCCGATGCGCCGGTCATCATCCTGGCGCTCACCTCCAAGTCGCGCACGCCCGGCGAGATCTACGACGCCGTCTCGAACGTGGTGAGCCAGCGCATCTCGCAGGTGGACGGGGTGGGCGACGTGGAGATCGGCGGCGGCTCGCTGCCCGCCGTGCGGGTGGAGCTGCTGCCATTCGCGCTCAACCGCTATGGCATCGGCACCGAGGACGTGCGCGCGGCGATCCAGGCCTCCAACGCGAACCGGCCCAAGGGCGCCATCGAAAGCGACGGGCGCCGGATGCAGATCTACACGCCGTCGCCGTCGCGGCGCGCGGCCGACTATGCCGACCTGGTGATCGCATGGCGCAACGGCGCGCCCGTGCGCCTGGGCGACGTGGCCAAGGTGATCGACGGCGTGGAGAACACGCGCACGCTCGGGCTCTTCAATGCCGAGCCGGCGATCATCGTGCTCATCACCCGGCAACCCGGGGCCAACATCATCGAGACGGTGGACGGCGTGCGCGCGCTGCTCCCCGCGCTGCAGGCGCAGCTGCCGCCGGACATCCGCATCGCCGTGGCCTCCGACAGCACCAATTCGATCCGGGCCTCGCTGCGCGAGATCGAGTTCACGCTGATGGCCTCGATCGCGCTGGTGGTGCTGGTGGTGGGCCTGTTCCTGCGCAAGGCGCGCGCCACCGTGATCCCGGCCGTGGCCACCGTGGTGTCGCTGCTGGGCACTTTCGGCATCATGTACCTGCTCGGGTTCAGCCTCAACAACCTGAGCCTCATGGCGCTCACCGTCGCCACGGGTTTCGTGGTCGACGATGCCATCGTGGTGCTGGAGAACACCAGCCGCCACATCGAGGACGGCATGGACCGCATGGCCGCGGCGCTGCAGGGCGCGCGGGAGGTCGGCTTCACGGTGCTGTCCATCAGCCTGTCGCTGGTGGCGGTATTCATTCCGCTGCTGTTCATGGACGGGCAGGTGGGGCGCCTGTTCCGCGAATTCGCCATCACGCTGTCGGTGGCCGTGATGATCTCGCTGGTGATCTCGCTCACCACCACACCCATGATGTGCGCATGGCTGCTGCGTTCCGAACGCGAGGAGGCCCGCCTGCGCGGCGGCCCGCCCGGCGCGCCGGGGCGCTTCGCGCGGTGGGCGGAGCGGGGCCAGGCGGCCGTGCTGCGCGGCTACGGCCACGCGCTCGACTGGGCGCTGGCGAGCAAGCTGCTCGTCATGCTCGTGCTGGTGGCGGTCATCGGCCTCAACGTCTACCTCTTCAGCCACATCCCCAAGGGCTTTTTCCCGCAGCAGGACAACGGCCAGCTCGCGGGCGGCCTGCGCGCGGACCAGAGCATCTCGTCGGAGGCGCTGTCGGCCAAGCTGCGGCAGGCGTTGGAGATCATCCGCAAGGACCCGGCGGTGGACACCGTGGTGGGATTTTCCGGGGGGGGCCGCGCGGGCGGCGGCTTCATGTTCGTGAACCTCAAGCCCGTGTCCGAGCGCAGCGAACCCAGCATGGCCGTGGTGGCGCGGCTGCGCCCGCAGCTCGCGCGCATCACGGGCCTGCAGGTGTTCCTCAGCCCCGTGCAGGACCTGCGCATGGGCGGGCGCTCCAGCAACTCGACCTACCAGTACACGCTCAAGAGCGACAACATGGCCGACATGCGCCTGTGGGCGCGGCGCCTGGCCGACCGGCTCAAGCAGGAAGAACTGCTGACCGACGTGGACACCGACCAGGCCGACAACGGCTCCGAGACCTACGTGCAGGTGGACCGCGACAGCGCAGCGCGGCTCGGCGTGAGCGCGTCGGCCGTCGATGCGGCGCTCTACAACGCCTTCGGGCAGCGCTCCGTCGCCACCATCTACGGCGAGCTGAACCAGTATTCGGTGATCATGGAATGGGCGCCCGAATACACGCGCGGCCCCCCGGCGCTCTCGGACATCTTCGTCGCGGCCAACCCCACCAATGCGGCCGGCACGTCCGCCAACCCCGGCCAGCGCGGCGCTTCGACGGGGCAGGTGCTGGCCAACACCGCCGAGAGCATGGTGCCGCTCAGCGCCATCGCAAAGGTGGTGGAGCGCGCGGCGCCGACCTCGATCAACCACCAGGACGCGGAACTGGCCACCACCATCTCGTTCAACCTGGACGGCAACACCTCGCTGAGCCAGGCGCGCCAGATCATCGAGCAGGCCGAGGCCGACATCGCCATGCCCACCAACGTGCGTGGCAGCTTTCAGGGCACGGCGCGCAGCTTCCAGCAGACCCAGGGGCAGCAGCTCTTCCTCATCCTTGCGGCCATCGTGGTGATCTACATCGTGCTCGGCGTGCTCTACGAAAGCCTGATCCACCCGGTCACGGTGCTGACCACGCTGCCGTCGGCCGGCGTGGGCGCGGTGCTGGCGCTGCTGCTGTTCAACATGCAGTTCACCATCATCGCGCTCATCGGCGTGTTCCTGCTCATCGGCATCGTGAAGAAGAACGCCATCCTCATCATCGACTTCGCGCTGGAGGCCGAGCGCGCGCGGGGCCTGTCGGCCACCGAGGCGGTGCGCGAGGCCTGTATGCTGCGCCTGCGCCCGATCCTGATGACCACGCTGGCCGCCGCCCTCGGCGCGCTGCCGCTTGCCATCGGTTTCGGGCAGGGGTCGGAGCTGCGCCAGCCCCTGGGCGTCGCCATCATCGGCGGCCTCATCGCCAGCCAGTTGCTCACGCTGCTGACCACGCCCGTGGTCTACGTGCTGCTCGACCGGCTCCGCCGCCCCTCGGACAACGAACGACAACTCAGCCGCGCCGCCGGCACCGCGGCGCTGCCCGCTTCCGCGCAACGACCATGA